The Acidobacteriota bacterium genome contains the following window.
CGCGTCCACGCCCAGCTCCGCCATCTGCTGCATCGCTTCCGCGCGGTTCACCGTCCAGACGTAGACCTGTTTCCCCGCGGCGTGCAGTTCGCGAACCAGCGCTTCGTCCACCAGACCATAGTGCGGCGCCACCACTTCGACCGGCAGCTCGCGCCACTTTCCCAGCCAGCGCTTGTCATCGCAGATGAAACCCAGCCGCAGCTTCTTCTCCCGCTTGCCCAGCGACTCGATCACCTGCGGCAGGAATGACGAGACCACGTAACCGTGCTGTGGCGGATAGTCGCGCAGCGCGTCCAGCACCTCATCGTCGAGCCCGGGGACTTTCAATTCGATATCGAGGAAGGCCTTCGCCGCGTAGTGCTTCATCACGTGCTCGAGCAGCGGCATGAGGCCGCCCTGCAACTTGGCGAGGTTGGCCCAGGTGTTCT
Protein-coding sequences here:
- a CDS encoding glycerophosphodiester phosphodiesterase, with protein sequence MPPPPPPLLLGHRGARAYAAENTFDAFALALEHGCDGFEFDVRLSSDDRALICHDADFARVPVAENTWANLAKLQGGLMPLLEHVMKHYAAKAFLDIELKVPGLDDEVLDALRDYPPQHGYVVSSFLPQVIESLGKREKKLRLGFICDDKRWLGKWRELPVEVVAPHYGLVDEALVRELHAAGKQVYVWTVNRAEAMQQMAELGVDAIISDDTQLLSRTLRPRKS